From Deltaproteobacteria bacterium, the proteins below share one genomic window:
- a CDS encoding cation-translocating P-type ATPase, which produces MNWHQLDTQEVFSGLETGFTGLSAAVAGKRLEEYGPNALAEKGGASVWKMLLAQFADVMIVVLMVAAVVSGILGEVADTVAIVVIVVVNAIIGFVQEYRAEKAMEALKKMAAPAAVVIRDGAPEHVAAFRVVPGDIVVMEAGSVVPADVRLVEAVKFSVEEAALTGESVPVEKNSRPISDENPPLGDRLNMAYAGTFATYGRSLGVVVATGMKTELGKIAAMLDTEQEVKTPLQKRMASFGKRLAVVILFICVVVFGVGVARGEDPLLMLLTAVSLAVAAIPEALPAVVTISLALGARKMVRQNALMRKLPAVETLGSVTYICTDKTGTLTMNRMKLTEAWFAGERVPAEGIASRAGADVFPDDYLAADWFLLALALSNDARRDASGNAVGDPTETALYVLAAEKGFDKGHLEEAFPRVAELPFDSDRKAMTTFHRLENGFVSFTKGAPDVLFERSVETLFSEEKRPVDVSALSRANEKMAASGLRVLCLSMRRWESLPEDLSPENVENGLTLLGLAGLMDPPREEARNAVALCRTAGIHPVMITGDHPVTARAIAMKLGIWKDDSRAAITGRELARMSPEDFAKRVEDIRVYARVAPEQKLMIVKALQERGQYVAMTGDGVNDAPALKRADIGVSMGITGTDVAKEASHMILLDDNFATIVAAVREGRKIYDNIRKFVKYLLTTNAGEVWTLFLAPVLGLPIPLVPIQILYINLMTDALPALALSVEPAEKDIMERPPRRPSESIFAHGLGFHAMWVGLFIGGVCLLTQMWYIDHNNTHWQTMVFSVLCFLQLFHVMAIRSETRSLFSIGVFSNRWLLYAVFLSFALQLATIYTPVLNPIFNTEPLTIKELGITIGVSFSIFVAVEIEKAVKRIVAMRRRKKDAA; this is translated from the coding sequence ATGAACTGGCACCAGTTGGACACCCAGGAGGTTTTTTCCGGGCTTGAGACCGGGTTTACGGGGCTTTCCGCAGCCGTGGCCGGGAAGCGGCTCGAAGAATACGGCCCCAACGCCCTGGCCGAAAAGGGCGGGGCCTCTGTGTGGAAGATGCTCCTGGCCCAGTTCGCGGATGTCATGATCGTGGTTCTGATGGTGGCCGCCGTGGTTTCCGGGATTTTGGGAGAGGTGGCCGACACCGTGGCCATAGTGGTGATAGTGGTTGTGAACGCCATAATCGGATTCGTTCAGGAATACCGTGCCGAAAAGGCAATGGAAGCCCTGAAGAAGATGGCCGCGCCGGCAGCGGTGGTGATCAGGGACGGAGCGCCGGAGCACGTGGCCGCTTTTCGGGTGGTTCCGGGCGATATCGTTGTGATGGAGGCCGGAAGCGTGGTTCCCGCCGACGTGCGGCTTGTGGAGGCGGTGAAGTTTTCTGTGGAGGAGGCCGCCCTCACCGGCGAGTCCGTGCCCGTGGAAAAAAACTCCCGCCCCATTTCAGATGAAAACCCGCCCCTGGGCGACCGGCTCAACATGGCATACGCAGGAACCTTTGCCACCTACGGGCGCAGCCTTGGTGTGGTTGTCGCCACGGGCATGAAGACCGAGCTGGGCAAGATCGCCGCCATGCTGGACACAGAGCAGGAGGTCAAAACCCCCCTTCAAAAGCGCATGGCCTCCTTCGGCAAGCGCCTTGCGGTGGTGATCCTGTTCATCTGCGTGGTGGTTTTCGGCGTGGGCGTGGCCCGTGGCGAAGACCCCCTCCTGATGCTCCTGACCGCCGTGTCCCTTGCCGTGGCCGCCATCCCGGAGGCCCTTCCGGCGGTGGTCACCATAAGCCTCGCCCTTGGGGCCCGCAAGATGGTGAGGCAAAACGCCCTCATGCGCAAGCTCCCGGCAGTGGAGACCCTGGGTTCGGTCACATACATCTGCACCGACAAGACCGGCACCCTGACCATGAACCGCATGAAGCTCACCGAGGCTTGGTTTGCCGGAGAGCGCGTTCCGGCGGAGGGCATCGCCTCCCGCGCCGGGGCCGACGTCTTTCCCGACGACTATCTTGCGGCTGACTGGTTTCTCCTGGCCCTGGCCCTTTCCAACGACGCACGCAGGGACGCTTCGGGAAACGCGGTGGGCGACCCCACCGAGACCGCCCTCTACGTTCTGGCCGCAGAAAAGGGCTTCGACAAGGGGCATCTCGAAGAGGCCTTTCCGCGCGTGGCCGAGCTTCCCTTCGATTCCGACCGGAAGGCCATGACCACCTTCCACCGCCTGGAAAACGGCTTCGTCTCCTTCACCAAGGGCGCGCCGGATGTCCTCTTCGAGCGCTCGGTCGAGACCCTTTTTTCCGAGGAAAAAAGGCCGGTTGACGTCAGCGCCCTTTCAAGGGCCAACGAAAAAATGGCCGCGTCGGGCCTTCGGGTCCTGTGCCTTTCAATGCGCCGCTGGGAGAGCCTTCCCGAAGACCTGTCCCCGGAAAACGTGGAAAACGGCCTCACCCTTCTGGGGCTAGCGGGCCTCATGGACCCGCCACGGGAGGAGGCCAGAAACGCCGTGGCCCTCTGCCGCACGGCGGGCATCCACCCGGTGATGATAACGGGCGACCACCCGGTGACTGCGCGCGCCATAGCCATGAAGCTGGGCATCTGGAAGGATGATTCCCGCGCCGCCATCACGGGCCGGGAGCTGGCCAGAATGTCGCCGGAGGATTTCGCCAAAAGGGTGGAGGACATAAGGGTCTACGCGAGGGTCGCCCCGGAGCAGAAGCTCATGATCGTCAAAGCCCTCCAGGAAAGGGGCCAGTACGTGGCCATGACCGGCGACGGCGTGAACGACGCCCCGGCACTGAAACGCGCCGACATCGGAGTTTCCATGGGCATCACCGGCACGGACGTGGCCAAGGAGGCCAGCCACATGATCCTTCTGGACGACAACTTCGCCACCATCGTGGCGGCTGTCCGGGAAGGGCGCAAGATTTACGACAACATAAGAAAATTCGTGAAATACCTTTTAACCACCAACGCGGGCGAGGTGTGGACCCTTTTTCTGGCCCCGGTCCTGGGCCTTCCCATACCGCTTGTGCCCATCCAGATTCTATACATCAACCTCATGACCGACGCCCTGCCCGCCCTGGCCCTTTCGGTGGAGCCTGCGGAAAAGGACATCATGGAGCGGCCCCCAAGGCGGCCCTCGGAAAGCATCTTCGCCCACGGCCTCGGCTTCCACGCCATGTGGGTGGGGCTTTTCATCGGCGGCGTCTGCCTTTTGACCCAAATGTGGTACATCGACCACAACAACACCCACTGGCAGACCATGGTTTTCTCGGTCCTGTGCTTTCTGCAGCTCTTTCACGTAATGGCCATAAGAAGCGAGACCCGCTCACTCTTTTCCATAGGGGTCTTTTCCAACAGGTGGCTTCTCTACGCGGTTTTTCTAAGTTTCGCCCTTCAGCTCGCCACCATTTACACGCCGGTTTTAAACCCGATTTTCAACACCGAGCCTTTAACGATCAAAGAGCTTGGCATAACCATCGGCGTGTCTTTTTCAATTTTCGTGGCCGTGGAAATCGAAAAGGCTGTCAAGAGGATAGTTGCCATGAGGAGGAGGAAAAAAGATGCGGCCTGA
- a CDS encoding YdcF family protein produces the protein MTLFLKNILSWFTLPLSWVVVVLATGLALSRFSKKMRAGRLLMSAGFLILFLFSIRPTALLLLAPLEGRYPAYAGQPVDFVVVLGGGQYSEASSERLFEGIRIKRLNPESRLVLSGAPCGAPVSEADVLAARALALGVPASEIILEPCSRVTCEHPLFVKPLVAGRPFAVVTSASHMHRAVRLFKKAGLNPVPAPAGSLSLRLNNAGRSALAPNISALSASSAAFHEYFGLLWAYLRGQI, from the coding sequence GTGACACTGTTTCTCAAAAACATCCTGTCCTGGTTCACCCTGCCCCTGTCGTGGGTTGTGGTGGTTCTCGCCACCGGTCTGGCGCTTTCCCGGTTCTCCAAAAAGATGAGGGCCGGGCGGCTTCTCATGTCCGCCGGATTTCTGATCCTCTTCCTTTTTTCCATCCGCCCCACGGCCCTTCTCCTTTTGGCCCCCCTTGAGGGCCGCTACCCCGCCTATGCCGGTCAGCCGGTGGATTTCGTTGTGGTTCTTGGAGGCGGGCAATATTCCGAGGCCAGCAGCGAGCGCCTTTTCGAGGGCATACGGATAAAGAGGCTTAACCCGGAAAGCCGCCTGGTGCTTTCGGGCGCGCCCTGCGGGGCCCCGGTCTCGGAGGCGGACGTACTGGCCGCCCGCGCCCTTGCCCTTGGGGTCCCGGCGTCGGAGATCATCCTTGAGCCCTGTTCCCGCGTGACCTGCGAGCACCCCCTTTTCGTGAAGCCCCTGGTGGCTGGCCGCCCCTTTGCCGTGGTGACCTCGGCATCGCACATGCACAGGGCCGTCAGGCTCTTCAAAAAGGCAGGCCTGAATCCGGTTCCCGCGCCCGCCGGAAGCCTGTCCTTGCGCCTCAACAACGCCGGACGGAGCGCCCTTGCGCCCAACATCTCGGCCCTTTCGGCAAGCTCCGCAGCGTTCCACGAATACTTCGGGCTCCTGTGGGCATATCTCAGGGGCCAGATCTGA